A genomic window from Silene latifolia isolate original U9 population chromosome 11, ASM4854445v1, whole genome shotgun sequence includes:
- the LOC141612208 gene encoding BURP domain-containing protein 6-like, translating into MGLCIKSIIIFLCVVTVDSHADSKDPHKKSHFTPRRRQQTEGPKRVLKGRKLRDGYADVDVGRANGVNVNTGRSIRGGSNVHVGRAGVEVLAGPNGKPVYVTVAPGLIPFQYNNYGGRHMNRNYLERSLFFLEKDMKPGHQMTMNFTQTKNGATFIPRDKARTIPFSTDKMPQILREFSVQPGSEEAQTIEETIKGCESEGVPGEHKYCATCLEDMVDYVKSTLGRNVKTISTEVTNGFDKGQNYTFGKVIKAARDDNVMVCHKLNYAYAVFYCHKTKGTSPHIVSLISETGTDANVVAVCHKDTSSWNPKHLAFQVLNVKPGSLPVCQFLPEEHIVWVRA; encoded by the exons ATGGGACTCTGTATTAAATCAATTATCATTTTCTTATGC GTTGTTACAGTGGATAGCCATGCAGACTCTAAAG ACCCCCACAAGAAAAGTCACTTCACCCCGCGCAGGAGACAACAGACAGAGGGCCCGAAAAGAGTCCTTAAGGGACGGAAACTGCGCGATGGCTACGCTGATGTAGATGTGGGCCGTGCAAACGGAGTAAATGTAAACACTGGCAGGTCTATTAGAGGAGGTTCTAATGTTCATGTTGGAAGAGCTGGGGTTGAAGTATTAGCTGGTCCAAATGGGAAGCCTGTTTATGTTACAGTTGCGCCCGGTCTGATTCCGTTCCAATACAACAACTACGGTGGTCGTCACATGAATCGTAATTATCTTGAAAGATCGTTGTTTTTCCTTGAGAAAGATATGAAGCCTGGTCACCAAATGACCATGAACTTCACTCAGACCAAAAACGGAGCCACCTTCATCCCTAGAGACAAGGCTCGTACTATTCCTTTCTCAACCGATAAAATGCCACAAATATTACGCGAATTCTCAGTACAACCAGGGTCCGAGGAGGCACAAACCATTGAAGAAACTATTAAGGGTTGCGAAAGTGAAGGTGTACCAGGGGAACATAAATACTGTGCAACTTGTCTCGAGGACATGGTCGATTATGTAAAATCGACCCTAGGAAGAAATGTTAAGACGATATCGACTGAAGTAACAAATGGGTTTGACAAGGGTCAAAACTATACATTTGGCAAAGTTATAAAAGCAGCCAGAGATGATAATGTCATGGTATGTCATAAGTTAAACTATGCATATGCAGTGTTTTATTGTCACAAGACTAAGGGTACATCCCCTCACATTGTGTCATTAATCAGTGAGACGGGTACAGATGCAAACGTTGTTGCGGTTTGCCATAAAGACACAAGCAGTTGGAACCCGAAACACTTGGCTTTCCAAGTCCTTAATGTAAAACCAGGTAGTCTTCCAGTTTGTCAGTTCTTACCAGAGGAACATATAGTTTGGGTTCGTGCCTAA
- the LOC141612207 gene encoding TATA box-binding protein-associated factor RNA polymerase I subunit B-like isoform X1 has translation MTDTNGDELRCGVCDELGCYFSDEDGHFYCNNCNARVDDVVATGVADEDFVDKGGGGATYNPHYTRYTPSVKPELFDPEHLGPMEPADFGDVPKGVVFRMEDYYKSIRVRYVLGVQLLVEYQCEKLVEVFRVSPIICGIAGEVWLRFVASKRVFGDSWADGVIEESEIQGEKKSKVGNYAKHTNEPRNMYRKRMANIWCKSLKNTIPLSSSLAISYLACHIAREAVLPSDIMKWAIEGKLPYFGAFPKIKESIKQIERSYNCPSVVCPLEANNMFRPSQSVSLQKLESMAASIAHSIGLNLPPVNFHAIASGYLKQLCLPVSKILPYACRIEEWAMPPELWLSVYERRIPTRVCVMSILIVAIRILYNINGFGKWEMTLSNPNDDPSMDNTLGSDDDAEAMPTSQTMDVDQEGTSSSVHIFESDCAELLQNLQKNYDDLNNRYEYSKDLPTYLQYCKDVVFVGLEPLYKDPVLIDELWDFYQKNREGMEASGEVEPGLQGKRSRDGDKQFGTTKENPNNQANEPTISLSANSSQSSYNTFQDSQSHQTSSSADKFELSHNTRDMAIRHMKIDMEEQIFCYIPPRVKVKRHGYLHYSRKAAGDGAYTYIAHADYYILLRTCSKVAQVDPRVMHESVLSLERRLAWIEKRIDECVNCHKKQCETVTSDKISSSSFLVH, from the exons ATGACAGACACAAATGGGGATGAATTAAGGTGCGGTGTGTGCGACGAGCTAGGGTGCTATTTTTCCGATGAGGATGGCCACTTCTACTGCAACAACTGCAATGCCCGTGTTGATGATGTTGTCGCCACGGGCGTTGCTGACGAGGACTTCGTCGACAAGGGCGGTGGTGGAGCCACCTACAACCCCCACTACACTCGCTACACCCCGTCCGTTAAACCCGAACTGTTTGACCCTGAGCATTTGGGGCCCATGGAGCCTGCCGATTTCGGAGACGTGCCCAAAGGAGTTGTTTTTAGAATGGAAGATTATTATAAGAGTATTCGTGTGAGGTATGTTTTGGGGGTTCAACTCTTGGTTGAGTACCAATGTGAGAAGCTTGTGGAGGTGTTTAGGGTTAGCCCGATTATTTGTGGGATTGCGGGTGAGGTTTGGTTGAGATTTGTTGCATCCAAGAGGGTTTTTGGTGACTCGTGGGCTGATGGTGTTATTGAGGAGTCTGAGATTCAAG GGGAGAAGAAGAGCAAAGTAGGAAACTATGCTAAACATACAAACGAGCCTAGGAATATGTATCGGAAACGTATGGCAAATATATGGTGTAAGTCTTTGAAAAACACAATACCTTTATCATCTTCTTTAGCCATTTCATATTTGGCCTGTCATATTGCTAGGGAGGCAGTTCTTCCAAGTGACATAATGAAGTGGGCTATTGAAGGCAAGCTCCCCTATTTTGGTGCTTTCCCTAAGATTAAGGAATCCATTAAACAAATTGAGAGAAGCTATAATTGTCCTTCTGTCGTATGCCCATTGGAAGCCAATAATATGTTTAGGCCATCCCAGTCTGTCTCTTTACAGAAATTAGAGTCAATGGCAGCATCAATAGCCCACTCGATTGGCCTAAATTTGCCTCCAGTCAACTTTCATGCGATAGCTTCCGGTTATTTGAAGCAGCTATGCCTACCTGTTAGTAAGATCCTTCCATATGCCTGCCGCATAGAGGAGTGGGCCATGCCTCCTGAATTATGGTTATCAGTATATGAAAGGAGGATCCCTACTCGCGTTTGTGTGATGTCAATACTGATTGTAGCTATAAGGATTCTTTACAATATTAATGGTTTTGGCAAGTGGGAAATGACCCTATCTAACCCTAATGACGACCCCTCTATGGATAATACATTAGGATCCGATGATGATGCAGAAGCAATGCCTACCTCCCAAACCATGGATGTAGATCAAGAAGGAACCTCGTCCAGTGTCCATATATTTGAGTCCGATTGTGCAGAGCTCTTGCAAAACCTTCAGAAGAATTATGACGATTTAAATAATAGATATG AGTACTCCAAGGATTTGCCTACATATCTTCAGTATTGCAAGGATGTGGTGTTTGTTGGGTTAGAGCCATTATATAAAGATCCTGTTCTTATAGATGAACTATGGGACTTCTATCAGAAGAATAGAGAG GGTATGGAAGCATCTGGGGAGGTTGAACCCGGCTTGCAAGGTAAAAGGTCAAGGGATGGTGACAAACAATTCGGCACAACAAAGGAAAACCCGAACAACCAGGCAAATGAGCCAACAATATCTCTATCAGCAAATAGCAGCCAAAGCAGCTACAACACTTTTCAAGATTCACAATCACATCAAACTTCATCTTCTGCCGACAAGTTTGAATTGTCTCATAATACTCGAGACATGGCAATTCGACATATGAAAATCGACATGGAAGAGCAAATATTCTGTTATATCCCACCTAGAGTGAAAGTTAAGCGACATGGGTATTTACACTACAGCAGAAAAGCCGCTGGTGATGGTGCCTATACTTATATAGCCCATGCTGATTATTACATTTTGCTTCGAACTTGTTCCAAAGTTGCTCAAGTCGATCCCCGTGTTATGCACGAGAGTGTGTTGAGTTTGGAGAGGAGATTAGCTTGGATTGAGAAAAGGATTGATGAGTGTGTCAATTGCCATAAAAAGCAATGTGAGACTGTTACTTCGGATAAAATTTCATCGTCTTCATTTCTTGTTCATTAA
- the LOC141612207 gene encoding TATA box-binding protein-associated factor RNA polymerase I subunit B-like isoform X2 encodes MTDTNGDELRCGVCDELGCYFSDEDGHFYCNNCNARVDDVVATGVADEDFVDKGGGGATYNPHYTRYTPSVKPELFDPEHLGPMEPADFGDVPKGVVFRMEDYYKSIRVRYVLGVQLLVEYQCEKLVEVFRVSPIICGIAGEVWLRFVASKRVFGDSWADGVIEESEIQGEKKSKVGNYAKHTNEPRNMYRKRMANIWFLPSDIMKWAIEGKLPYFGAFPKIKESIKQIERSYNCPSVVCPLEANNMFRPSQSVSLQKLESMAASIAHSIGLNLPPVNFHAIASGYLKQLCLPVSKILPYACRIEEWAMPPELWLSVYERRIPTRVCVMSILIVAIRILYNINGFGKWEMTLSNPNDDPSMDNTLGSDDDAEAMPTSQTMDVDQEGTSSSVHIFESDCAELLQNLQKNYDDLNNRYEYSKDLPTYLQYCKDVVFVGLEPLYKDPVLIDELWDFYQKNREGMEASGEVEPGLQGKRSRDGDKQFGTTKENPNNQANEPTISLSANSSQSSYNTFQDSQSHQTSSSADKFELSHNTRDMAIRHMKIDMEEQIFCYIPPRVKVKRHGYLHYSRKAAGDGAYTYIAHADYYILLRTCSKVAQVDPRVMHESVLSLERRLAWIEKRIDECVNCHKKQCETVTSDKISSSSFLVH; translated from the exons ATGACAGACACAAATGGGGATGAATTAAGGTGCGGTGTGTGCGACGAGCTAGGGTGCTATTTTTCCGATGAGGATGGCCACTTCTACTGCAACAACTGCAATGCCCGTGTTGATGATGTTGTCGCCACGGGCGTTGCTGACGAGGACTTCGTCGACAAGGGCGGTGGTGGAGCCACCTACAACCCCCACTACACTCGCTACACCCCGTCCGTTAAACCCGAACTGTTTGACCCTGAGCATTTGGGGCCCATGGAGCCTGCCGATTTCGGAGACGTGCCCAAAGGAGTTGTTTTTAGAATGGAAGATTATTATAAGAGTATTCGTGTGAGGTATGTTTTGGGGGTTCAACTCTTGGTTGAGTACCAATGTGAGAAGCTTGTGGAGGTGTTTAGGGTTAGCCCGATTATTTGTGGGATTGCGGGTGAGGTTTGGTTGAGATTTGTTGCATCCAAGAGGGTTTTTGGTGACTCGTGGGCTGATGGTGTTATTGAGGAGTCTGAGATTCAAG GGGAGAAGAAGAGCAAAGTAGGAAACTATGCTAAACATACAAACGAGCCTAGGAATATGTATCGGAAACGTATGGCAAATATATGGT TTCTTCCAAGTGACATAATGAAGTGGGCTATTGAAGGCAAGCTCCCCTATTTTGGTGCTTTCCCTAAGATTAAGGAATCCATTAAACAAATTGAGAGAAGCTATAATTGTCCTTCTGTCGTATGCCCATTGGAAGCCAATAATATGTTTAGGCCATCCCAGTCTGTCTCTTTACAGAAATTAGAGTCAATGGCAGCATCAATAGCCCACTCGATTGGCCTAAATTTGCCTCCAGTCAACTTTCATGCGATAGCTTCCGGTTATTTGAAGCAGCTATGCCTACCTGTTAGTAAGATCCTTCCATATGCCTGCCGCATAGAGGAGTGGGCCATGCCTCCTGAATTATGGTTATCAGTATATGAAAGGAGGATCCCTACTCGCGTTTGTGTGATGTCAATACTGATTGTAGCTATAAGGATTCTTTACAATATTAATGGTTTTGGCAAGTGGGAAATGACCCTATCTAACCCTAATGACGACCCCTCTATGGATAATACATTAGGATCCGATGATGATGCAGAAGCAATGCCTACCTCCCAAACCATGGATGTAGATCAAGAAGGAACCTCGTCCAGTGTCCATATATTTGAGTCCGATTGTGCAGAGCTCTTGCAAAACCTTCAGAAGAATTATGACGATTTAAATAATAGATATG AGTACTCCAAGGATTTGCCTACATATCTTCAGTATTGCAAGGATGTGGTGTTTGTTGGGTTAGAGCCATTATATAAAGATCCTGTTCTTATAGATGAACTATGGGACTTCTATCAGAAGAATAGAGAG GGTATGGAAGCATCTGGGGAGGTTGAACCCGGCTTGCAAGGTAAAAGGTCAAGGGATGGTGACAAACAATTCGGCACAACAAAGGAAAACCCGAACAACCAGGCAAATGAGCCAACAATATCTCTATCAGCAAATAGCAGCCAAAGCAGCTACAACACTTTTCAAGATTCACAATCACATCAAACTTCATCTTCTGCCGACAAGTTTGAATTGTCTCATAATACTCGAGACATGGCAATTCGACATATGAAAATCGACATGGAAGAGCAAATATTCTGTTATATCCCACCTAGAGTGAAAGTTAAGCGACATGGGTATTTACACTACAGCAGAAAAGCCGCTGGTGATGGTGCCTATACTTATATAGCCCATGCTGATTATTACATTTTGCTTCGAACTTGTTCCAAAGTTGCTCAAGTCGATCCCCGTGTTATGCACGAGAGTGTGTTGAGTTTGGAGAGGAGATTAGCTTGGATTGAGAAAAGGATTGATGAGTGTGTCAATTGCCATAAAAAGCAATGTGAGACTGTTACTTCGGATAAAATTTCATCGTCTTCATTTCTTGTTCATTAA